CGTCGGCCAGATTCACCGAATCGGTACGCATATAGGTAATAAGACCGGCCGGAGCACCTTCGCCGACGTCCATACCTTCATACAGCTTTTGTGCCACGCTCATGGTTTTACGTGCACTGAAACCGAGTTTTTTGGAGGCTTCCTGTTGCAAGGTCGAGGTCGAAAAAGGCGCGCTGGGATTGCGACGACGTTGCTTTTTCTCGATCTTTTTAATGACCAGCTTGTTGTCTTGTGCTTTGGCGGCCTTTTCCAAAGCGGCCTTGACCTTTTCCACCTCGTCAGCCGAGGTGAAAGTGAATTGTTTGACCTTTTCACCGGCGTATTCGGCAAGTTTGGAATGAAATGGTTTGGCTTTGTGAGCCAGGTTGGCACCAATGCTCCAGTATTCTTGCGGTTCAAAGGCATCAATCTCGTCTTCACGTTCAACGATCAAGCGCAATGCCGGACTTTGTACACGGCCGGCCGATAAGCGCGGGCGTACTTTTTTCCACAATAGGGGAGAGAGATTAAACCCGACTAAAAAGTCCAGGGCGGAACGGGCTTGTTGGGCGTCGACCAGTTCGGTTGCCATACCGCGTGGATTGGCCACGGCTTCTTGTACGGCTTTTTTGGTGATTTCATAAAACACCACGCGATAGACTTTTTTGCCCTCAAGCAAACCGCGCTCTTTTAATATTTCGAGCAAATGCCAGGAAATGGCTTCGCCTTCGCGATCGGGGTCAGTTGCGAGATATAAAGCGTCGGCCTTTTTCATCGCACGTGCAATTTTATTTACATGTTTCTCATTCCGCTCGATGATCTCGTAGTTCATATTGAAATCATGTTCGGTATCGACCGCACCATTTTTCCTTACCAGACTGCGCACATGACCATACGAGGCCAGGATCTCGAAATCTTTACCGAGGTATTTTTTAATGGTCTTCGACTTTGCAGGCGATTCCACGATGACGATATTTTTACTCATATATATAGAAATAAATTAGAAATGGGGGTCTTGTCAACAGGCATTTTGATAATTCCTTGTATTGATCGTTCCGGCACTTAAGTGTCGAGGTTGGCTTTCCATAGCTTATGCAAAGGCTGCGCAGTGTACTTTAGTCGAGCATGGATGCAAGTGCAGTTTCTTATTTATATACACTCGATTGCTTTGGGATCAGGTAAGAACGCGCGCCTGATTTGCTTAAATTATGTTCGAATTGTCGTCTAAAACCGGAAATTAATGCACTAAACCGGCATTTTCCCGATCGATCAGGGTTTCCATATTCTGAAAAGCCTTCTCCTGGTCCGGTTGTGAGAACAACACCATTAACACCACCCATTGCAGGGACTCCACGTCCAGATCATCGGTTTCCAGGGCTATGATGCGGTCGATCACGCGCTCACGCTGTTCTTCGTCCAAAATGCCGATCTGTTCCAGGTAATAGATATAGCCGCGGCAATGTGACGGGATCAGAACCTGTTCATCCTGAGTGAAAATACGTGAGCCGGGGGCCTGTTTAACTTCAGTTGTTTTCGGGCTACGGTCGTAACTCCATTGTAAAGTTAGCTCATCGATCCAGCCTAAAGCGCGATCAATTTCCGCATCGCTAAAGCCTGCACGCGAGAGTTCGTCTTCCAGATCATTACGTTCGGGCGGGTGCGAAGAATTTTCGTCCGAATAGGTTTCGAATAAATAGATAAGCACGTCTAAAACATTTTGTCGCATTTGTTATTCCTGTCACAAAGTCAATTCTTATATAAGACTGATCTCTTGCAATAAAGTGAGTTGTCAGAGTTGTGTTATTTATTTTCAGCAACGACTGTAACAACCAGCGCCCGCGTTTTGTACCAGACCCTCGAGTTCGA
The DNA window shown above is from Gammaproteobacteria bacterium and carries:
- a CDS encoding DUF494 domain-containing protein; translated protein: MRQNVLDVLIYLFETYSDENSSHPPERNDLEDELSRAGFSDAEIDRALGWIDELTLQWSYDRSPKTTEVKQAPGSRIFTQDEQVLIPSHCRGYIYYLEQIGILDEEQRERVIDRIIALETDDLDVESLQWVVLMVLFSQPDQEKAFQNMETLIDRENAGLVH